Proteins co-encoded in one Ooceraea biroi isolate clonal line C1 chromosome 9, Obir_v5.4, whole genome shotgun sequence genomic window:
- the LOC105279444 gene encoding dynein regulatory complex subunit 5, producing the protein MRIPHTISKNVLAAYRCSPETSSLPQEQGRTLRAEDVSWDDGVIPDLKILALRVIVSIWKDNPVLEDLPTCVDRDVLLETLPTDLPFELTITRIEDGFYWERAAKDRWDYNDPSEHGGSWRRLCCERHLAEYLETLEASYFEPQKEECKKLMTLVKDYVHVIRLRSLVPTKSPGKQVDAEDEKATSREEDIVHHIPMAIILPQLPHLVEIYLNFGMIYMNDGFEWRDFKFSLEDCVSLGEGIKASPKLRKFSLTRSNLDRPRVAAILQGMASNDNIEELDLSHCKLADTGAHAVAEFLSMHRKLRTLHLVNNNVGPSGVAGIIHGILKAKSSALRDLNLRLNPLEDAGANHICALLVRSKILQTLNISACNLTSEAGIAIAEVLSSGCVELETLSLDVSNNDFGPTVGESFDAVVRSCPYVIQLDGRMCNFSKESEHSINESAHRNKQNVRKQKNKTAFYHRSTSANAKNLQQPSEVESPSPQVNGIVNRFVGRQINADEQE; encoded by the exons ATGAGAATCCCACATACGATATCGAAGAACGTGCTAGCCGCTTACAG GTGCTCGCCCGAGACCTCATCGTTACCGCAGGAGCAAGGGAGAACCCTACGAGCAGAGGACGTCTCCTGGGACGACGGCGTAATCCCCGATTTAAAAATCCTCGCGCTTCGTGTCATAGTCTCGATATGGAAGGATAATCCTGTTCTGGAGGATCTGCCGACGTGCGTCGACAGGGACGTGTTGTTGGAGACACTACCGACTGATCTCCCCTTCGAATTGACGATAACGAGGATTGAGGATGGATTTTACTGGGAACGCGCGGCCAAGGATAG GTGGGATTACAACGATCCAAGCGAGCATGGCGGTTCGTGGCGGCGATTATGTTGCGAGCGTCACTTGGCCGAGTATTTGGAGACTTTGGAAGCAAGCTACTTTGAGCCTCAAAAAGAGGAATGCAAGAAACTAATGACTCTTGTGAAGGACTACGTACATGTAATACGGCTTCGCTCTCTCGTGCCGACCAA GTCACCGGGGAAGCAAGTAGATGCGGAAGATGAAAAGGCAACTTCGAGGGAGGAGGACATCGTACATCATATTCCCATGGCAATTATACTGCCGCAACTGCCGCATCTCGTCGAGATCTACTTGAACTTCGGCATGATCTACATGAACGACGGTTTCGAGTGGCGGGACTTCAA GTTCTCGCTGGAGGACTGCGTGAGCCTGGGCGAGGGAATTAAAGCCAGTCCGAAATTGCGGAAATTCAGTTTAACCCGTAGTAATCTGGATCGGCCCCGAGTTGCTGCCATTCTCCAAGGAATGGCGTCGAACGATAAC ATTGAAGAATTGGATTTGTCGCATTGCAAATTGGCCGACACCGGTGCGCACGCGGTGGCTGAATTCCTGTCCATGCATCGGAAGCTAAGGACCTTGCACTTGGTTAACAACAATGTAGGACCGAGCGGAGTGGCTGGTATCATTCACGGAATATTGAAAGCGAAATCGTCGGCTCTGAGGGATCTAAATCTCAGATTGAATCCCCTGGAAGACGCGGGAGCTAATCACATATGCGCGC tTCTAGTGAGAAGCAAAATTTTGCAGACATTGAACATCAGCGCCTGTAACTTAACTTCGGAAGCTGGTATAGCGATTGCCGAGGTACTCTCTTCTGGCTGCGTGGAACTAGAGACCTTATCCCTCGATGTGTCGAACAACGACTTTGGGCCCACCG TCGGCGAGTCATTCGATGCGGTCGTGCGGTCGTGCCCGTATGTTATCCAGTTGGACGGCCGAATGTGCAATTTCTCGAAAGAATCGGAGCACTCGATCAACGAGAGCGCGCACAG GAATAAACAAAATGTGAGAAAGCAGAAGAACAAGACTGCGTTTTACCACCGAAGTACTTCAGCCAACGCCAAGAATCTGCAACAACCGTCGGAAGTCGAGTCTCCATCCCCCCAAGTAAATGGTATTGTGAATCGTTTTGTCGGCAGACAAATCAATGCTG ACGAACAGGAGTGA